One genomic region from Ignavibacteriales bacterium encodes:
- a CDS encoding HlyD family efflux transporter periplasmic adaptor subunit: protein MKNKIIFTIPMLLSLILFACSNGNDDFDATGTFESEEVIVSSEAMGKLVMFDVDEGYILKQNQIVGVVDTTQLYLKKKQLQSTIKAVLSKRPDVATQIAALQQQIETAETEQKRIENLVKSNAATTKQLDDINAQLEVLQKQYNATKSSLTITRNGIQSETLPLIAQVEQIEDQINKSKIKNPIDGTVLTCYAKQDEIATNGKALYKIANLSEMTLRAYVNGDQLGQIKLGQNVKVFVDKGNGEQKEMSGEIYWVSSKAEFTPKTIQTKDERANLVYAIKVRVKNDGYLKIGMYGEVKF from the coding sequence TTTACTATCCCCATGCTGCTTTCACTTATTCTTTTTGCCTGCTCAAACGGTAATGACGATTTTGATGCCACAGGGACTTTTGAATCTGAAGAAGTTATTGTCTCTTCAGAGGCGATGGGAAAGCTTGTAATGTTTGATGTTGATGAAGGATATATTCTTAAACAAAATCAAATAGTTGGTGTGGTCGATACAACTCAATTATATCTAAAGAAAAAACAGCTTCAATCAACTATTAAAGCTGTGTTAAGTAAACGGCCTGATGTTGCAACTCAGATTGCGGCATTACAACAGCAAATTGAAACTGCCGAAACCGAACAGAAACGAATTGAAAATCTTGTAAAATCAAATGCAGCAACTACAAAACAACTTGATGATATTAATGCACAGCTTGAAGTTTTACAAAAACAATACAATGCAACAAAATCCAGTTTAACCATTACAAGAAATGGAATACAGAGTGAAACACTTCCATTGATAGCACAAGTTGAACAGATTGAAGACCAGATAAATAAAAGTAAGATTAAAAACCCAATTGATGGAACAGTTTTAACCTGTTATGCAAAACAAGATGAGATAGCAACAAACGGAAAAGCTCTTTACAAAATTGCAAATTTATCCGAAATGACTTTACGTGCTTACGTTAATGGTGATCAGCTTGGACAGATAAAACTTGGACAAAATGTAAAAGTATTTGTTGATAAAGGTAACGGCGAACAGAAAGAAATGAGCGGAGAAATTTATTGGGTTTCATCAAAAGCTGAGTTCACTCCAAAAACAATCCAGACTAAAGATGAACGTGCAAATCTTGTCTATGCTATTAAAGTCAGAGTTAAAAATGATGGTTACTTAAAAATTGGAATGTACGGCGAAGTAAAATTTTGA
- a CDS encoding ABC transporter ATP-binding protein produces MNTIEVKNIVKTYPTKKTKVTAVDDVSFSLKEGELFGLIGPDGAGKSSIFRILTTLLLADSGSASVMELDVVKDYKEIRKIVGYMPGRFSLYQDLTVEENLEFFATIFNTTIEENYNLIADIYIQLEPFKKRRAGKLSGGMKQKLALCCALIHKPKVLFLDEPTTGVDPVSRKEFWEMLKRLKEQGISILVSTPYMDEAKLCDRIALIQNGKLLEIDTPQNIVDRFDNNLYAVRSDNMFKLLTDLRSFPETKSCFAFGDKHHLVLNDNNFDLNKLKSYLQNQSNLEIKKIEPGIEDCFMQLMKAQPDAITKIESGV; encoded by the coding sequence ATGAATACAATTGAAGTAAAAAATATCGTTAAGACTTATCCAACAAAAAAAACAAAAGTTACCGCTGTTGATGATGTTTCGTTCTCATTAAAAGAAGGTGAGTTGTTTGGATTAATTGGTCCGGATGGAGCCGGTAAATCATCAATTTTCAGAATTCTAACAACCTTACTTTTAGCAGATAGCGGAAGTGCTTCAGTAATGGAGCTTGATGTTGTAAAAGATTATAAAGAAATTAGAAAAATTGTTGGCTACATGCCGGGCAGGTTTTCGCTTTATCAGGATTTAACTGTTGAAGAAAATTTAGAATTTTTCGCTACAATATTTAATACCACCATTGAGGAAAACTATAATTTAATCGCTGATATTTATATACAACTCGAACCTTTCAAGAAACGTCGTGCTGGAAAACTTAGCGGCGGAATGAAACAGAAACTTGCTCTTTGCTGTGCACTAATTCACAAACCAAAAGTATTATTTCTGGATGAACCAACCACCGGTGTAGATCCTGTATCCAGAAAAGAATTTTGGGAAATGTTGAAACGATTAAAAGAGCAAGGAATAAGTATTCTTGTATCGACACCTTATATGGATGAAGCAAAACTTTGTGATAGGATTGCGCTTATTCAAAATGGCAAACTTTTAGAAATAGATACACCGCAAAATATTGTTGATAGATTTGATAACAATCTTTATGCTGTTCGTTCTGATAATATGTTTAAGCTCCTAACAGATTTAAGAAGTTTTCCTGAAACAAAATCGTGTTTTGCATTTGGGGATAAACATCACCTTGTTTTAAATGATAATAATTTTGATTTGAATAAACTCAAATCTTATTTACAAAATCAAAGTAATCTGGAAATAAAAAAAATTGAGCCAGGAATAGAGGATTGCTTTATGCAATTAATGAAAGCCCAGCCGGATGCTATCACCAAGATTGAGAGTGGAGTTTAG
- a CDS encoding ABC transporter ATP-binding protein, translating into MNNKIVIKTDKLTKKFGDFIAANELTFEVYKGEIFGFLGANGAGKTTAMKMLIGISKPSSGNANIAGFDVYKDTENIKRSIGYMSQKFSLYEDLTVKENITLFGGIYGLSNSEIETKCNELLEKLNLQNDANKLVSSLPLGWKQKLAFSTAIFHTPKIVFLDEPTGGVDPITRRQFWDMIYEAAHNGITVFVTTHYMDEAEYCDRVSIMVDGVIKALDSPAGLKKQFNAKSMDEVFVKLARSAKRGD; encoded by the coding sequence ATGAATAATAAAATTGTAATTAAAACAGATAAACTCACAAAAAAATTTGGAGATTTTATCGCAGCTAATGAACTGACTTTTGAAGTTTACAAAGGTGAGATCTTTGGCTTTTTAGGGGCTAATGGCGCTGGTAAAACCACGGCTATGAAAATGCTCATAGGTATTTCAAAACCAAGTTCCGGTAATGCTAACATTGCGGGTTTCGATGTTTATAAAGACACAGAAAATATAAAAAGAAGTATCGGATATATGAGTCAAAAATTTTCTCTTTATGAGGACCTAACTGTAAAGGAAAATATTACTCTGTTTGGTGGAATTTATGGACTAAGTAATAGCGAAATCGAAACGAAATGTAATGAGCTGTTGGAAAAATTAAACTTACAAAATGATGCAAATAAATTAGTCAGTTCTCTTCCGCTTGGCTGGAAACAAAAGCTGGCGTTCAGCACTGCAATATTTCACACACCTAAAATTGTTTTTCTTGATGAACCAACAGGCGGTGTTGATCCAATTACCAGAAGACAATTTTGGGATATGATTTACGAAGCTGCTCATAACGGAATAACGGTTTTTGTAACAACGCATTATATGGATGAAGCGGAGTACTGCGATCGTGTTTCAATAATGGTTGATGGAGTGATTAAAGCATTGGATTCACCGGCAGGATTAAAAAAACAATTCAATGCTAAATCTATGGACGAGGTATTTGTGAAACTTGCCCGAAGTGCGAAAAGAGGAGATTGA
- a CDS encoding ABC transporter permease produces MKQLLTFVKKEFHHILRDKRSMLVLLGLPIVQLLIFGFAITTETRNCNIAILDNSKDEATQNIITRIESSTYFDIERTLSSNDQIEKTFKTGRIKLAIVFQSNFQNDLLHTNKAQIQIITDASDPNQATTLTNYVSAIVREYQQELNQNKDLPYTINTEIRMLYNPQLKGEYSSVPGVMGMILLLISAMMTSISIVKEKEIGTMEVLLVSPMKPSIVIASKVIPYFIVSLINVITILLISNFVFGIPIQGSFLLLGFITVIYIICALSLGILISTVTSSQQAAMIISLMGLMLPVVMLSGYAFPIANMPLILQIISNVIPAKWYIIMVKDVMIKGIGLFEIWQELLIIIGMTTFFLGLSIKRFKVRLQ; encoded by the coding sequence ATGAAACAGCTTTTAACGTTTGTAAAAAAAGAGTTCCACCACATCCTGCGAGATAAGCGTTCGATGCTTGTACTTTTGGGTTTACCCATTGTGCAATTGTTAATATTTGGATTTGCAATTACAACTGAAACCCGAAACTGCAATATTGCAATTTTAGATAATTCAAAAGATGAGGCAACGCAAAATATTATTACTCGAATTGAAAGCAGTACTTACTTTGATATTGAAAGAACTCTTTCATCCAACGATCAAATTGAAAAAACATTTAAGACGGGACGAATAAAATTAGCAATTGTTTTTCAATCAAATTTTCAAAACGATCTTTTGCATACAAACAAAGCACAAATTCAAATTATAACGGATGCCTCTGATCCTAATCAGGCAACCACTTTAACTAATTATGTAAGTGCGATTGTAAGGGAGTATCAACAAGAATTAAATCAAAACAAGGATTTACCCTACACAATTAACACGGAAATCAGAATGCTTTACAATCCACAGTTAAAAGGAGAGTATTCTTCTGTGCCAGGTGTAATGGGTATGATTCTGCTGCTAATCTCTGCAATGATGACATCCATTTCAATAGTTAAGGAAAAAGAAATAGGAACAATGGAAGTTCTTCTCGTCTCCCCTATGAAGCCTTCGATAGTTATTGCAAGTAAAGTTATTCCTTACTTTATAGTTTCACTAATAAATGTAATCACAATTTTACTAATTAGTAATTTTGTTTTTGGAATTCCAATTCAAGGAAGCTTTCTACTTTTAGGTTTTATAACAGTTATATACATCATATGCGCATTATCTTTGGGGATTTTAATATCCACGGTAACAAGTTCTCAACAAGCTGCGATGATTATTTCTTTAATGGGTTTGATGCTGCCTGTTGTAATGCTTAGCGGATACGCTTTTCCTATTGCAAATATGCCTCTAATACTGCAGATCATTTCTAATGTCATTCCAGCTAAATGGTATATAATTATGGTTAAAGATGTGATGATAAAAGGAATTGGTCTTTTCGAAATTTGGCAAGAGTTATTAATAATTATTGGAATGACAACATTCTTTTTAGGTCTCAGTATAAAACGATTTAAGGTTAGGTTGCAATGA
- a CDS encoding ABC transporter permease yields MRTLFFLLRKEFLQILRNKLMIRMIFALPVVQLIILPNAANYEMKNINMSIVDHDHSEYSRQLINKFTSSGYFQLTNVSETYKDALVVVEEDKADLIVEIPQGFERDLIRDNKSKTMIVANAINGQASGLSVSYANAIIQDFNSEVRVEWIQTPRLNPQPIIEITTSNWFNPKMNYKYFMVPGVLVLLVTLVGFLLTAINIVKEKEDGTIEQLNVSPIKKYQFILGKLIPFWIIGNIVLSIGFGISYIVYGIFPAGNPFLIYLFAAVYLIALLGFGLLVSTFAETQQQAMFISYFIMTVFILLGGLFAPIENMPGWARILAYLNPVSYFIEVMRMIVLKGSGFTDILRYLCIISLFAIGFNTLAILNYKKTV; encoded by the coding sequence ATGAGGACTTTATTTTTTTTATTAAGAAAAGAATTTCTGCAGATACTACGTAATAAACTTATGATTAGAATGATATTTGCGTTGCCCGTAGTACAATTAATTATTCTGCCAAATGCAGCTAATTATGAGATGAAAAATATAAATATGAGTATTGTTGATCATGATCATTCCGAATATTCAAGACAACTGATTAACAAATTTACATCTTCAGGTTATTTTCAACTCACAAATGTTTCTGAAACCTATAAAGATGCTTTAGTAGTAGTTGAAGAAGATAAAGCAGATCTGATAGTAGAAATTCCGCAAGGTTTTGAAAGGGATTTAATAAGAGATAATAAATCCAAAACTATGATTGTTGCTAATGCCATAAACGGACAAGCTTCAGGACTTTCAGTTTCTTATGCTAATGCAATTATACAGGATTTTAACAGCGAAGTTAGAGTAGAGTGGATACAAACACCTCGTTTAAATCCACAACCTATAATTGAAATAACCACCAGCAACTGGTTTAATCCTAAAATGAACTACAAGTATTTTATGGTTCCCGGTGTTTTGGTTTTATTGGTTACATTAGTTGGGTTTCTTTTAACAGCAATTAATATTGTTAAAGAAAAAGAAGACGGAACAATTGAACAATTAAATGTCTCTCCTATTAAAAAGTATCAATTTATTTTAGGCAAACTAATTCCTTTTTGGATTATTGGGAACATTGTACTTTCTATAGGATTTGGTATCAGCTACATTGTTTATGGAATCTTTCCAGCAGGCAATCCTTTTTTAATTTATTTATTTGCAGCTGTATACTTAATTGCACTTTTAGGATTTGGACTATTAGTTTCTACATTTGCAGAAACCCAGCAGCAGGCAATGTTTATTTCATATTTCATTATGACAGTTTTTATTCTGCTTGGCGGACTATTTGCACCAATTGAGAATATGCCCGGTTGGGCACGCATACTTGCATACCTGAATCCCGTAAGCTACTTTATTGAAGTGATGAGAATGATAGTATTAAAAGGAAGCGGCTTTACAGATATTTTAAGATATCTTTGTATTATATCTTTGTTCGCAATTGGTTTTAATACGCTGGCAATTTTGAATTATAAAAAGACAGTTTAA